The proteins below are encoded in one region of Pelagicoccus sp. SDUM812003:
- a CDS encoding lysophospholipid acyltransferase family protein: MISKDEAKTIPPKALFLARLIYLIIRLLSFTYRIRIRGNRQALLGLKQRQDALILAIWHNRMFYFATYMYRYLLRQRDFSMAMMSSDSKDGEIGATIGKLAGMNVVRGSSSRRGAAGLMALYRKIVKQKLSIIILPDGSKGPVYKAKVGAVALAKMTGKPILPASCWASSYWRIRSWDRMIIPKPFARIEVVVGQEFVIDRRADDEQLERDRQNLESVLDELGRQAEAPLRKAKGARERLPCL; encoded by the coding sequence ATGATTTCCAAAGACGAAGCAAAGACCATCCCGCCCAAGGCTCTCTTTCTAGCCCGTTTGATCTACCTGATCATTCGCCTGCTCAGCTTCACCTACCGGATTCGAATCCGCGGAAATCGTCAGGCCTTGCTGGGGCTCAAGCAACGTCAGGACGCGTTGATTCTGGCGATCTGGCACAACCGCATGTTCTATTTCGCCACCTACATGTACCGCTACCTTCTCCGGCAGCGGGACTTCTCCATGGCTATGATGTCCAGCGATTCGAAGGATGGGGAGATCGGCGCCACCATCGGAAAGCTGGCGGGCATGAACGTCGTGCGCGGATCCTCCTCCCGACGCGGCGCCGCTGGCTTGATGGCGCTCTACCGCAAGATAGTGAAGCAGAAGCTCTCCATCATCATTCTGCCCGATGGATCCAAAGGCCCCGTCTACAAAGCCAAGGTCGGCGCCGTGGCCCTCGCCAAGATGACCGGCAAGCCGATCCTGCCCGCCTCCTGCTGGGCCAGCAGCTACTGGAGGATCCGGTCATGGGATCGCATGATCATCCCCAAGCCCTTCGCCCGTATCGAAGTCGTGGTGGGCCAGGAGTTCGTCATCGATCGGCGGGCCGACGATGAGCAGCTGGAGCGCGACCGCCAGAATCTGGAAAGCGTTCTGGATGAGCTCGGACGCCAGGCGGAGGCGCCGCTGAGGAAAGCCAAGGGCGCCAGAGAACGGTTGCCATGCCTCTAG